The genomic segment GAAAAGATTTTTGTCCACTTGCCAAAACTGAAGATAAGGCTGATAATTTATTTTGTTCAAACAACAAGAAGCAATTGCTTCCCTGCCCTTTTTAGCTCCATCACCACCTTATCAGAGAGCCTTTCCCATCCTAGAACTCCCTAGGCTGTTCAGTGAGGGCAGGTTCATGTCTGTTCTGTTTGTGGCTGCTTTCCCAAGTGCCTGCCCAGCAGTGACCAGCAGATATGAAGGGCTAGGAGGTGTTTGCCAGGTGAAGGAACCCATGCTGCCCTTCTGCTCACCACTGCTCAGAGGTTAGAGTTGATCTGAGCCTGCTTCCACATCTCCAGGAATGGAATCCCTTTAGACCCAGAACTTCCCATCCTTTACAGCAGGGGTCCTCAACCTTTGGaacctaatgcctgatgatctgaggtggagctgatgtaataataatagaaataaaatgcacgaTAAATGTAATGAGCTTGAATCATTCGGAAACCATCCCCCTACCCTGGTccatgggaaaattgtcttctatAAAACCGACTCCTGATGgcagaaaggttggggaccactgccttaAAGTGATGTCATCCTCTTTCCCCCCCTCTCCTTGCTTACCTGGGAGTGTGTTTCCCTCCCAGAGAAGCATCTTTTAGAGAGGGTGCTTATGTAAGGGCAGGCACTCATATTTATTGTCTCTACCCAGAGCTGGCTCTGGGATAACTTGGAGGGTGATCCCATCTTGGTGGGCTGCAACCTGCCCCTTCTGATCACCCTGCCTCACCTTCAGCTCTGTGTGTGCCCCTCCCCATGTCTTGAATGTGACTAACAAAGTCATTTCAGCTGCTCTGAGTACTTTGTGGGTGATTTTAAACTTGGATATAATTTCAGTTTGATGTAATTTACTTTGATAATTCTAAACTCACAGAGAAATTACAGGTGCAGTACAAGAAATTCCCATATATGCTTTACTCAGATTTATCAACTTAATTCACTGTTTCCATGCATTATGAAAATTTAGTGAATATACATCGTCAAGGTGTTTACATGATCACATTCAGTTTAATTCTTTTGAAGATCTATCTTCTACTTTAgagcatgtatttatttttcattgaggtTAGAAGAGTTAGAAAGAATTCACGTTTTTGTtagttaacattttctttaatgtGCTGGGTTCCCCACTGTTGTCGTGGTATTTTAACTAACTTCATAGAGGGGTGCAGGCCCCATTCCAGTGTGGAATCCAAGTCACTAGTCTTGGCCTGATTAGTGCTCAGAAATCTCCAACCTCCATGTGCGGTGAACTGTGTGTGTTATGATCAGGAAGGTGTCTGAACCCATCAGACTCCAAATTCCTGGAAGGCAACCACGGAATTGGTGCCTCTCTGTGGCCAGGTCTGGCACAGTGAGTTGGGGGTTGTGGAGGAGCGCAgaagaaaggatttttaaaaaggctaaTCAAGAATtgactgtgttaaaaaaaaaaaaaaggaagaaaaagatcagTCAGATACAAGATGGCATCATTTTCCAAAAATTagtctttttttctataaaaggtatgagcatgtattatttttacaaGAAAAAACAACCATTCTCATTTTAAGGAACAGTTACAAAATGGCAAAGGTTTTGAAAGCAAACAGTCTTGAATTTGGCACTTAGaaaagttccttaacctctccaaaatccttttcttcatcttcaaatgAGCAAACCATTAGCACTCACCCCACTGTTGGAGTGAAGGCTGTTTGGAGAATTAGGTGAGGTTTTGTGTAAGGCAGTGCCTGGCATGACGTGAGTGGCCAACACATGCCCACTTTTAAAAggaggggatttccctggtggtccagtggttaggacttggtctGTCAACTGCTGTGGCCTGGATTCAacccctagtcggggaactaagatcccggaAGCTgggcagcatggccaaaaaacaaaaacaaagacttCGGGCTTTAAAACAAACAGCTTTAGTTGTTCCCATAGTCCTGCATAGCCTCCCctattgttaacatcttacatagcGTGGTACATAAGTTACAATTAATCAATCACTCTTGACGCTTTACTATCAACTGAGTTCTAAGCTTTATATTCAGAtttctttaggtttttttttttttttggtatgagaAATGGCATTctttattcataaataaaaatatataattaccaGAAATAGTTTACACGGCCAAAAGCgggcatcaaaaataaaataaaactgtcaaaagCAGAGCAAACTAAACAGCACACAACGAAGAGGAAATAACTCTGTACGTACTCTTCCCATTGCTGGGCCGTGGGCAGCCAGCCTGGGCCAGAGTTCCTGCTCTGCGAAAGCAGCACAATGGGGCCACTGACAGGGGTGTACACACAGCTGTGCGCCCTCCTGCTCGGGCAGCTGTTGCTCCCACAGCCCAACCTGCCTGACCCTTGGGATagatttctttagttttaaaCCAGTGTCCTTTTCCTGTTTCAGGGTTACACATCCACTTTGATTGTTCTTTATTACCATTCTCATTTTTGTTGTACAGACACTTAGCAAACgcctctccccagcccttccCTTTCTGGGTAGGAGCTATGTAGGCGTTGAAACTTGTTTTCTTAGCCTCTTAACAGGAAGCAGGGAACAGAGCTCAACCTGCAGGCTGCGTCCTGCCCCAGGGCTGAGAAACATGGtgggcacgtgtgtgtgtgtgtgtgttggggcgaTGGGGTGGGGGAAGTGTGGGTGTGGCAGGGATGGGCGTTCTGTTTCAGGCTGAGCGAGGGGTGGCAGGTGGCATGTGCTATGGGTGCAATCTGAGCTGCCTTCATTGCAGTCAAAGCCACAGGTCTGAAGCTTCTCTTGAGCAACAGAGTATCGACCAGGGCTCAGCCCAAGATGAATCAGAGATGTTTCTTCACCAGAGGTCAAAGGTGCAGCCTGATTTATAAAAACCTCCCTACCCCAGGGCTCCTCACCACTGCTGTGCACTCTCCTGGCATTCCACACTTCTGTGCAGAGGGGTAAGTGTCCTTTCCTCGACTCAGCCCTCGGGGGTCACTTGGCAGGATGGTGGGAGCCACAACTCACTGCCCTCTGAACCCCCTCTGGCTGACTGCATTTTGGGACCAAGGGTACCAGCTCTTGCTCTGATAGGAAGACCCAGTCTCAGGACTTGGGAATGGCCAAGGTGGGAGGGGTGGCCAGCACGTGTAAGAACCCTAAAGTACCGTCACTTGGGGAAAGGAAACAGCCTGGCAACCACAGAACCCTTCCCAGGTGAGCCTGAGTGACCAGCACTCTCTGAATTATACTCCCCAGGAGACGGGGGCCCATGGAACAGGTGGCAGTTAGGGCTGATTCTTTGATACTTTAGGTGGTATCCTATGTCCTTCTCCCCTATTCTATCCACAAATAAGAACATTCACCGTGGGTCAAACAGAGCAGCAGACCCGGGATAGTAGCCCTTGTCTAAACCATTAATGAGGAAGGAGGAGACAGTGGAAGCATGGGGCTGGGGAGGCGCTGCTCTAGACCTCCCTTGTCTCCTGAAGGTGAACATAGTTTGGTAAAATGACTAAgctggaagatcacctggagggaATCATCAACATCTTCCACCAGTACTCCGTTCGGGTGGGGCATTTCGACACCCTCAACAAGCGTGAGCTGAAGCAGCTGATCACAAAGGAACTTCCCAAAACCCTCCAGGTATGGGAGGCCCCTCTCTTGGCAGTTTCCCACCCCCTTGCGCTGAGGGCAGTGGTCTGAAGGATGATGGTGGGGGCAAGGACTGGGGTGGGTTCACCCCAGTTTGTGCTTCCAAGGAtgttccccagcccctcccagctgcGGTACAGGGGCCCACCGCTCTCTCTGAATAGCTCTCTCCATCACCTTAGATCATGCCTTCCTTTCTCGGTAAAGTGGAGAGAGGCAGGGCCAGGCGGGGTTGGATTATTGAACTATACAACATCTTCTAGGTTAAGACTTGGTTCTAGGATGGCTTAAGACAGCTGCTTCTGTCTGCCTTTCATTTTCTCATATTGGATTCTCCCACATAGTTTTGGATCATGAGTTACTGTTCCCTGGCTGCCCTGGGCTGAGTTCTGAGGGATGCGAGGCCTAAAGAAAGGGGAACTCACTGACCCTGCTTTCTCTTCTCCCAGAACACCAAAGATCAACCTACCATTGACAAAATATTCCAAGACCTGGATGCCGATAAAGACGGAGCCGTCAGCTTTGAGGAATTCGTAGTCCTGGTGTCCAGGGTGCTGAAAACAGCCCACATAGATATCCACAAAGAGTAGGAAGCTCTTTCCAGCAATGTCCCCAAGAAGACTTACCCTTCTCCTCCCTGAGGCTGCCTTACCTGAGGGAAGAGAGAATTAATAAACGTACTTTGGCAAAGTTCTTAGCAGAatctgtgtcctttttttttcttttaccaaacTTGATCCTTCCTCACCCCTGCTGTTCTGACAAGCCCCGTTTAGACCTCCGAGACCCGCTTCTCTGTCTGCTCGTTTGTTCACCAACAATTTATTAAATCTCTCTAATTTgttcatgtattcatttatttaacaaatatttagtgagcaTCTATAATAGCCAGAGATCAAAGACATGAAGTCCTCATCCTTCTGGGGTTTTCATTCTAATAGGGAGGGAATTGAAGATGAACCAACCGACAAACGACTAAGTATTAGCAGGCCAGTGCATCCTGTGATACACTGGTAGGTAATGAAAAGAGATATGTAGAAACCTAAAGCAAAGGAATATAGGGTAGAGGGAAGGACAGGGTTCCTGGTTTAAATATGTTGACAGAGGGATGCATTTGGGCAGAGATCTGCAAAGGATGCAAAAGCTGCAAAAGATCCACAGCTTGCGGATGTCTGGGGTCAAGAGTCCTGTAGAGAGAGGTCGAGGCCCTGAGACAGGTTCAAGCCTGACCTGCCCGATGGCCAGCACGATGGCGGGTGCAGAGCTGAGGCAGGGCTGATGGGAGATGAGCGCCTGCAGGAAGCAGGTGTAGGGAGCAGGGGCTTACAGTCTGTGGGGAGGACCTTGGACTTGGTGCCAAGTGTGCTAAGGAGTCACAGGCGGTTTTGAGCAAGCAAGTGAGTTGATTTCACTTATTCTTCCTGTATGGATCATGAAACCTGGGGCATGATAAaaggtgtggggaaaagggagacCGGAGCAGGAGGCAAGCATGAGGTACGGGGGAGGGAAGACTTCTCAGGCCAGACTCCCTCCCCACGCTGATCTAGGCCAGGTTCTTCGTGACATGTTCCCCTAGGACTGTGTTGCTCTCCTGCCGGGCTCTTCTCTCCTGCTGAGATTCTGTATCCACTGGGAGCTTATTTGTTTaatgtctgtctcctgcattgatggggGTGTGTGCACGTAGGTGCAGCATCTCTGTCATCAGCACTGTGCTTGGCATGCAGCAGTTATTTCAGAAATATCTTTTATAGAAGTGAACGTATGGgcacttacctggtggtccagtggttaagaatctgccttccactgcAAGCAGGGGACCCAGGTACCATCCTGGGTCTCACAACAGGGCTCACAACAAAAAGCCCTCATCCTGAAACAAATACCcagtgcagttaaaaaaaaaaaaatgaatgaatgaatggagatcgttgttgttcagtcattcagtcatgtccaactctttctgaccccatggactgcagtgcaccaggcttccctgtccttcactatctctgggagtttgctcaaaactcaTGGAAATTAATAGGCTACTGATTTGATCCCCTATAAAAGGTCCAGGGGAAAACAGGAAGGAGCATGGAGTAATCTCCCTAGGGGCCAAGTGTTGGGTTCCCTAGTGAAAAGTGCATCCATCTGAATGGGAAGAAGTTAGTGggggcctccctgtctaccatCCCCTGTCGAGTGCTGAGTCAGGTCTGGGATAGATGGCATGCCCCTTTAGTCCAGATGTCAAGAGGTCCATTTTGTTAAGTGGTTAGAATACCCGCACATTATGGGTGCGTGTACCCTCCCAAATTCATTTGTTGAAGCTCTAACCCCTAGTGTGTTGGTGTTTGGAGATGGGCCCGTTGGGAGGTAATTAGATTAGTCATGAGGGTGGGACCTTCAtggtgggattagtgcccttataagaagaagaataaagatttctctctctctatgaGCACACATGGAGAGGAGGCCATCTGAGCACACAGCAAGTCTACAAGACtggaagagagccctcaccacACCCCCAGCTCTACTTGCAGCCTGATCTCaggcttccagcctctagaactgggagattaaatgtctgttgtttaagcaacCCAGTTTATGGCAAGGCTCCCCAACCTTCAGGCTGCGAactggtacctcctgtcagacCAGTGGCAgaattagattaaaaataaagtgcacaacaGATGTTATGTGCTTGAATCAACCTAAAACcatctccacaccctgtccatggaaaaattgtcttccatgaaactggtccctggtgccaaaacatTTGGGGACCTCTGGTCTAGGgcatttgttatagcagcctgagcagGCTGGGATACCATGAAAGCAGCATCCAGGGCACAGCCTTAGGCTCTGACAGACACATCTACCTCCTCTTCAGCAGCAGGAACAGGCCAGGAGGGCAGAGTTTATGACACCATTTAAAAAGATTAGATAACTTGCTGGAGCCCAGGTATGACCGATATGAGGAAAAGTGAGAAGAGAAACTTCACATTGGGGCAGGGGTGGGTTTGTATTTTGGTGCAAAGCCAGGCAGAGATGATGTGTAGAAAGCTGGGATTCAGGACTGAGGCCAGGAAGTGATAAGTCCTGGCCCCAGAGGCCCCAGGGTTGGAGGTTCGCTGGACTGTCCATCAGAGGAAAGCACTCTGTCTGTGATGTGGATCTGAGGCAAAGTTGAGGCTGGAAGGGATTGTGGAAAGTAGGAACCTGTGGAGACCTCTCCTGGGGATGAGGCCGGGGCAGAGGATGAAGATGGGGATGGAGTGGGATTGGCAGAAGATGAAGGAATTCAGGACCCAGAGAAGGCGGTCTTGGGATGAAGGCTTCCATCACTGAATGAGAAAAGAGGACCACTCAGGGAAAGCCCTCATTTGCTGACTGACCTTGGGAAAATCACTTTGCTTCTCTGGATCTCTGTCTTCTTCATATTTGAAGAATTCAAAGGAGTTTTGGAAATTTATTTGAAGAGTTCAGACTAGGTGGACACTCAGGTATCGTTCAACTTTAATGTTCTGAGATACTTGGATGGGATGGAGAACTTTAAGTAAGATCTAGAAAGATGGGAAGCAGGGTATTCTTGGGCAAAGAAATGATGGTGGCCTAAGTATGAGGATTAAAGTTATATTTCTGGATTCAGATCCTAGTTTTACCTTTTACTAATTGTGAGACCTTGAACTCGTTACTTAAAATCTCTAAGCCCCAGTTTCCccatcaataaagtagaaataacagCAGCATCTTTCCCAGAGTTGAAGTGAGGATTAGATAACCTAACAAAACAtgcaaagcacttagcacagcgTCTGATGCCAAGTAAGCACTCAGTAGGTATTAACACTAGTAGTAAAATACTAATTTATATGGGAAggccacttgccaatgcaggagacatgggttcaattcctgggttgggaagacaccctggagaaggaaatggcaacccactccagtactcttgcctggaaaatcccatggacagaggagcctggtgggctacagtccatgggg from the Bos javanicus breed banteng chromosome 3, ARS-OSU_banteng_1.0, whole genome shotgun sequence genome contains:
- the LOC133240985 gene encoding protein S100-A12 yields the protein MTKLEDHLEGIINIFHQYSVRVGHFDTLNKRELKQLITKELPKTLQNTKDQPTIDKIFQDLDADKDGAVSFEEFVVLVSRVLKTAHIDIHKE